From the Candidatus Bathyarchaeota archaeon genome, one window contains:
- a CDS encoding transcriptional regulator — MSENGQTALVKLLEELNENIKSIGAKLDRIVTLQEGLREALAPREKTTFEGLPLDVATLLSLPDHLRKTALALAELGEATATEISKKTGRVRAAESDYLNQLVAKGYVKKKRRGHGVYFYIEAH; from the coding sequence ATGTCTGAGAATGGACAGACAGCCTTAGTGAAACTCTTGGAGGAGTTGAATGAGAACATAAAGAGCATAGGAGCCAAACTGGACAGGATAGTAACCCTCCAAGAGGGTCTCAGAGAGGCCTTGGCACCTAGAGAGAAGACCACATTTGAAGGTCTACCGCTGGATGTGGCGACATTACTCTCCCTACCAGACCACCTAAGAAAGACAGCCCTAGCCTTGGCTGAGCTCGGTGAAGCTACAGCGACTGAGATCTCCAAGAAGACAGGAAGGGTCAGGGCCGCTGAGAGCGATTATCTGAATCAGCTGGTCGCGAAAGGCTACGTAAAGAAGAAGAGGAGGGGGCACGGAGTATACTTCTACATAGAGGCGCATTGA
- a CDS encoding FAD-dependent oxidoreductase, whose translation MSTDILIIGAGPAGLQAAIHAARSRLRTILVGKVRYSGLAKAHIENYCCIDGIHQGLEFLKGGIDQAVKFGAEILEDEVLDIVKGDGGFKVETDSGLEISAKTLIFATGIRKNRLGVKGESEYVGRGVSYCVECDANFFKGKRVAVIGDGSAAASGAVLLSAYAEKVYLVSEGLDVSDRLRHQLESSGVELLHGKVKEIQGSDKVERLILEESAVDVDGVFIELGQKGAVELASKIGVNIDGEGFIVTGKSQETNIPGVFAAGDVCGPPFQVAKAVGEGCVAALSAVKYLKKTG comes from the coding sequence ATGTCCACCGACATACTGATCATTGGTGCAGGACCAGCTGGCTTGCAAGCTGCGATCCACGCTGCAAGAAGTAGGTTGAGAACAATCTTGGTTGGGAAGGTTAGGTATAGTGGCCTGGCTAAAGCCCACATTGAGAATTACTGTTGTATAGATGGGATCCATCAGGGATTAGAGTTTCTAAAGGGTGGGATCGATCAGGCGGTAAAGTTCGGTGCGGAGATACTTGAGGATGAAGTTCTTGACATTGTGAAGGGTGATGGTGGATTCAAGGTTGAGACTGATTCCGGATTAGAGATCTCTGCGAAGACATTGATCTTCGCAACAGGGATTAGAAAGAATAGGTTGGGGGTTAAAGGTGAGTCAGAGTATGTTGGCAGAGGTGTCAGTTACTGTGTCGAATGTGACGCAAACTTCTTCAAGGGTAAGAGGGTTGCAGTCATAGGCGACGGCTCGGCTGCTGCAAGCGGTGCAGTCCTCCTGTCAGCATATGCTGAGAAAGTATACCTTGTCTCTGAGGGTCTCGACGTCAGTGATAGGCTGAGACATCAGTTAGAGTCTTCGGGTGTGGAGTTGCTGCATGGAAAGGTGAAGGAGATTCAGGGTAGCGATAAGGTTGAGAGACTTATTCTCGAAGAATCAGCGGTTGATGTTGATGGGGTTTTCATAGAGTTGGGTCAGAAGGGTGCTGTTGAGTTGGCTTCAAAGATCGGTGTCAATATCGACGGCGAAGGTTTCATAGTTACAGGGAAGTCCCAGGAGACAAATATTCCGGGGGTATTTGCGGCCGGAGATGTTTGTGGACCACCTTTCCAGGTCGCTAAGGCTGTCGGTGAAGGGTGTGTGGCTGCTTTGAGTGCGGTCAAGTATCTAAAGAAGACAGGTTGA